The proteins below come from a single Lactobacillus johnsonii genomic window:
- a CDS encoding GntR family transcriptional regulator yields the protein MQFQDNIPIYVQIEKYLYRQIALGKIKPGEKVPSVRQLAVDLTVNVNTVQRALNQMNIEGILEVRRGLGSFVTTDTELILQKRRELIKDTMSEFLESTAQLGLTPEKTLEELKKFIEEKKGD from the coding sequence TTGCAATTTCAAGATAATATTCCAATTTATGTTCAAATTGAAAAGTATCTTTATCGACAAATCGCTTTGGGGAAAATTAAGCCAGGAGAAAAAGTTCCATCAGTTCGCCAATTAGCTGTTGATCTAACAGTAAATGTCAATACGGTTCAGCGTGCTTTGAATCAAATGAATATCGAGGGAATTTTAGAGGTTAGGCGCGGACTTGGTTCGTTTGTAACAACAGATACAGAGTTGATTTTACAAAAGCGTAGAGAGCTAATTAAGGATACAATGAGTGAATTTTTAGAAAGTACTGCACAATTAGGCTTAACTCCAGAAAAGACGCTGGAAGAGCTTAAAAAGTTTATTGAGGAGAAGAAGGGAGATTAA
- a CDS encoding helix-turn-helix domain-containing protein: protein MKIANGLKQIRKMLGLSQEKMAGNILTKSYYSKIERGEFEIKACDLVKILELHDIKPSKFFSMLEKNNKKSKYDYYIDALRESYYENDLIRIQKVVDSLKNEHHDRRINILLALAVLLEANLEGNRDRIPISEINTIKNLIFETDNWDKYSLCLFSMSMNLFNIEELNVIMRQILDKCHHYASNDLKKFMSAILVNYLDYSFRFSNQNTETVWQSITQLKQTEPKPKNCFTLIMGKYYESLLNKDYKRTHEIINFLQQIGMNDFVKKMYKK, encoded by the coding sequence ATGAAGATAGCGAATGGATTAAAACAAATTAGAAAAATGTTAGGGCTTAGTCAGGAAAAAATGGCAGGTAATATTCTAACTAAATCATATTATTCAAAAATTGAGCGAGGAGAGTTTGAAATAAAAGCTTGTGATTTAGTAAAAATTTTGGAATTGCATGATATAAAGCCGTCTAAATTTTTCTCCATGTTAGAAAAGAATAATAAGAAATCAAAATATGATTATTATATAGATGCTTTAAGAGAAAGTTATTATGAAAATGACTTGATTAGGATTCAGAAAGTAGTAGATAGTTTAAAGAATGAACATCACGATAGACGAATTAATATTTTATTAGCACTTGCAGTCTTATTAGAAGCAAATCTAGAAGGTAACAGAGATAGAATACCTATTTCAGAAATAAATACAATTAAGAACTTAATTTTTGAAACTGACAATTGGGATAAATATAGTTTGTGTTTATTTTCAATGTCTATGAATTTATTTAATATTGAGGAATTAAATGTGATAATGCGGCAAATCTTAGATAAATGTCATCATTATGCAAGTAATGATTTAAAAAAATTTATGTCAGCTATTCTGGTAAATTATTTAGATTATTCTTTTCGCTTTAGTAATCAAAATACAGAAACAGTTTGGCAATCGATAACACAGTTAAAACAAACAGAGCCAAAACCTAAAAATTGTTTTACGTTAATTATGGGAAAATATTATGAAAGCTTGTTGAATAAGGATTATAAAAGAACACATGAAATTATAAACTTTTTGCAGCAAATAGGCATGAATGATTTTGTTAAAAAGATGTATAAAAAATGA
- a CDS encoding ABC transporter ATP-binding protein, with amino-acid sequence MNKLLEVKELTYRKNLKTILDNVNLDVDSGKIIALLGENGAGKTTLMRVIVGIAKHYQGEVLLNGDGSEVYRKANIAMTDNLKGLSDSTKIGEVEEFYQKLFSDFDSSKFEQLRSFMKLNNEMKLGQLSRGMREKLEIAVTLSREAKLYLLDEPFSGIDPMARKRIINSILLWKNPDSTIIISDHFVNEITTILDEVVIVKDKKIASHLSADDIRAHGKSIEEYYESLYADEGAE; translated from the coding sequence ATGAATAAACTACTTGAAGTAAAAGAATTAACATATCGAAAAAACTTAAAAACTATTCTTGATAATGTGAACTTAGATGTTGATTCAGGAAAGATTATTGCCTTACTAGGTGAAAATGGTGCTGGTAAGACAACGTTAATGAGAGTAATTGTTGGTATTGCTAAGCATTATCAAGGTGAAGTACTGCTCAATGGGGATGGTAGTGAAGTTTACCGTAAAGCTAATATTGCCATGACTGACAATTTAAAGGGATTGAGTGATTCCACTAAAATTGGGGAAGTAGAGGAATTCTATCAAAAATTATTTTCAGATTTTGACAGTAGTAAATTCGAACAATTACGTTCCTTCATGAAACTTAACAATGAGATGAAGTTAGGTCAATTATCGCGAGGAATGCGTGAAAAACTTGAAATTGCTGTTACTTTAAGTAGGGAAGCTAAGTTGTATTTACTGGATGAACCATTTTCTGGTATTGATCCAATGGCTCGAAAGAGAATCATCAATTCAATCTTACTTTGGAAGAATCCAGACAGTACAATTATTATTTCTGATCACTTTGTAAATGAAATTACAACAATTTTAGATGAAGTAGTAATTGTAAAGGATAAAAAAATTGCCAGTCATCTTTCAGCAGATGATATAAGAGCACACGGAAAAAGTATTGAAGAGTATTATGAAAGCTTATACGCAGATGAAGGAGCTGAATAA